Proteins found in one Thermoplasmata archaeon genomic segment:
- a CDS encoding 30S ribosomal protein S17 — translation MVEKKAAKKEKPATAPTPAARKTSGSRDIGIDVPLPDKTCTDEHCPFHGKLSVRGQILEGVVVSIRMQRTAVVEREYLRYLQKFERFEKRTRRMNVHAPACLGLSVGDRVTMMECRPLAKTVHFVAVRNQGVAA, via the coding sequence ATGGTAGAGAAGAAGGCGGCGAAGAAAGAGAAGCCCGCGACGGCTCCGACGCCCGCGGCACGCAAGACGTCCGGTTCGCGGGACATCGGCATCGATGTCCCTCTCCCCGACAAGACGTGCACGGACGAGCACTGCCCGTTCCACGGGAAGCTCTCCGTTCGCGGCCAAATCCTGGAGGGCGTCGTCGTCTCCATCCGGATGCAACGGACCGCGGTCGTGGAGCGCGAGTACCTCCGCTACCTCCAGAAGTTCGAGCGGTTCGAGAAGCGGACGCGTCGGATGAACGTCCACGCGCCGGCGTGCCTGGGGCTCTCCGTGGGCGACCGCGTCACGATGATGGAGTGCCGCCCGCTCGCAAAGACGGTCCACTTCGTCGCCGTCCGGAACCAGGGGGTCGCCGCATGA
- the yciH gene encoding stress response translation initiation inhibitor YciH, with translation MAGICATCGLPEELCMCEELAKEQQSIRVHNDTRRYGKTVTVVEGLDVGDIDIAELARTLKNKCAAGGTAKEGRIELQGEHKRKVAEVLESMGYRVQVA, from the coding sequence ATGGCCGGGATCTGCGCGACCTGCGGTCTTCCCGAGGAGCTCTGCATGTGCGAGGAGCTCGCGAAGGAACAGCAGAGCATCCGGGTCCACAACGACACCCGGCGGTACGGCAAGACCGTGACCGTCGTCGAGGGACTCGACGTCGGCGACATCGACATCGCCGAGCTCGCGCGCACCTTGAAGAACAAGTGTGCGGCGGGCGGCACGGCCAAGGAGGGCCGCATCGAACTCCAGGGAGAGCACAAGAGGAAGGTCGCGGAGGTCCTCGAATCCATGGGCTACCGCGTCCAGGTGGCCTGA
- the rplX gene encoding 50S ribosomal protein L24 gives MVSTRPRTQRKRLYEANIGRRHRLLGAHVDPDLAGKSKLQLPRALPVREGDVVRIMRGSFRGKEGKIVSVDSKRGLAVIEGITIEKTDEKKVPRPIHASNLMIIKLDDTDPWRRKKYEE, from the coding sequence GTGGTATCGACTCGACCCCGGACGCAGCGGAAGAGGCTCTACGAGGCGAATATCGGGCGCCGCCACCGGCTCCTGGGCGCCCACGTGGACCCGGACCTCGCCGGGAAGTCCAAGCTCCAGCTCCCGCGCGCCCTCCCCGTGCGCGAGGGCGATGTCGTCCGAATCATGCGGGGGAGCTTCCGCGGCAAGGAAGGCAAGATTGTGAGCGTGGACTCGAAACGCGGCCTCGCCGTCATCGAGGGCATCACGATCGAAAAGACGGACGAGAAGAAGGTGCCCCGGCCCATCCACGCATCGAACCTGATGATCATCAAGCTGGACGACACGGACCCGTGGCGCCGCAAGAAGTACGAGGAGTGA
- a CDS encoding 50S ribosomal protein L14, whose product MKGLPGRQTRGLPKGARLECIDNTGAKIVEIVEVKNYRGVRNRLSSAGIADLLVVTVKKGTPETRKQLFNAVVVRQRRPFRRPEGIMVQFEDNACVIVTPEGEAKGSDIKGPVAREAAERWPRIAATASMIV is encoded by the coding sequence ATGAAGGGCCTGCCGGGACGCCAGACGCGCGGGTTGCCCAAGGGCGCCCGCCTGGAGTGCATCGACAACACGGGCGCGAAGATCGTCGAGATCGTCGAGGTCAAGAACTACCGCGGCGTCCGGAACCGGCTCTCGTCCGCGGGCATCGCCGACCTTCTCGTGGTCACGGTCAAGAAGGGGACGCCCGAGACGCGGAAGCAACTGTTCAACGCGGTTGTCGTGAGACAGCGCCGCCCGTTCCGACGCCCGGAAGGGATCATGGTCCAGTTCGAGGACAACGCATGCGTCATCGTGACGCCTGAGGGCGAGGCGAAGGGATCGGACATCAAGGGTCCCGTGGCCCGTGAGGCGGCCGAACGCTGGCCGCGGATCGCAGCTACGGCGAGCATGATCGTGTGA
- a CDS encoding 30S ribosomal protein S4e (the function of this ribosomal subunit is unknown) has product MKKHMKRLPAPRSWAIARKTEFWVAKPSPGPHPLDRAVPVGLILRDMLHVCDTARAARHILTGRHVLIDG; this is encoded by the coding sequence GTGAAGAAGCACATGAAGCGGCTGCCGGCCCCCCGATCGTGGGCCATCGCGCGGAAGACCGAGTTCTGGGTCGCCAAGCCATCGCCGGGTCCCCATCCCCTGGACCGCGCCGTTCCCGTGGGCCTCATCCTCCGCGACATGCTGCATGTCTGCGACACGGCCCGGGCGGCACGGCACATCCTCACCGGCCGGCACGTCCTCATCGACGG
- a CDS encoding ribonuclease P protein subunit, with product MNLRKHELIGLQVEVLRSTDPGQTHLAGRVVDETRNLLVIEAAGAEKRIPKQGARFRFQIQGGIEVEGDDIRFRPEDRVKKAR from the coding sequence ATGAACCTCCGGAAGCACGAGCTGATCGGACTCCAAGTCGAGGTCCTCCGGTCCACGGACCCCGGTCAGACCCACCTGGCGGGCCGCGTCGTGGACGAGACCCGCAACCTCCTCGTGATCGAGGCGGCGGGCGCCGAGAAACGCATCCCGAAGCAGGGAGCCCGGTTCCGGTTCCAGATCCAAGGCGGCATCGAGGTGGAAGGCGACGACATCCGCTTCCGCCCCGAGGACCGCGTCAAGAAGGCACGGTGA